A stretch of the Nitratifractor salsuginis DSM 16511 genome encodes the following:
- the acs gene encoding acetate--CoA ligase produces MKEIYYPSRELSRQARIKNMCEYNDLMEWAKEDYEGFWDHWAKEKLEWIEPYGKVLDESNAPFYKWFVGGKLNITEQCIDRHIDKRKNKAAIIFEGDRGDKQIITYLELYRNVNRFANLLRNEFGVKKGDRVVLYMPMIPEAAYAMLACARIGAIHSVVFGGFSAEALRDRIIDAQAKVVITADGAYRKGAPYMLKPTVDTALEEGCDSVEKVLVVQRNNEDVVWIGGRDYSYNELIENQPDVCEPEVMDSEDPLFLLYTSGSTGKPKGVQHSQAGYILWAQMTMEWVFDVKENDTFWCTADIGWITGHTYIVYGPLAAGATTVMFEGVPTYPDAGRAWKMVEEYKINQFYTAPTAIRVLHKLGEHEPEKYDLSSLRILGTVGEPIDPPAWKWYYDVVGGGRCSIVDTWWQTETGGHMISPLPGATPVKPACATFPLPGIMAEVLERDGTPVATGEQGLLCITKPWPSMIRTIWGDPERFKKSYFGDVVKDGKAVYFSGDGAVVDEDGYITIIGRVDDVINVSGHRLGTAEIESAIKKHPHVAEVAVVGKPDPIKGESIFAYIVLKDDVADSLGEEVELSKEINDVIAREIGNIAKADAIVVVPGLPKTRSGKTMRRILRAIAKGEPITQDISTLEDPSIVEKIEEAVRCAGC; encoded by the coding sequence ATGAAAGAGATTTATTATCCCAGTCGGGAGTTGAGCCGTCAGGCCCGAATCAAAAATATGTGTGAATACAACGACCTGATGGAGTGGGCCAAGGAGGACTACGAAGGGTTCTGGGACCACTGGGCCAAAGAGAAGCTTGAGTGGATCGAGCCCTACGGGAAGGTGCTCGACGAAAGCAACGCCCCCTTTTATAAATGGTTCGTCGGCGGCAAGCTCAATATCACCGAGCAGTGCATCGACCGCCACATCGACAAGCGCAAGAACAAAGCCGCCATCATCTTCGAAGGGGACCGGGGCGACAAACAGATCATTACCTATCTGGAGCTCTACCGCAACGTCAACCGCTTTGCCAACCTCCTGCGCAATGAGTTCGGTGTGAAAAAGGGCGACCGAGTCGTGCTGTATATGCCGATGATCCCCGAAGCCGCCTACGCGATGCTTGCGTGTGCGCGGATCGGGGCGATCCACTCGGTGGTCTTCGGCGGATTCAGCGCCGAGGCCCTTCGCGACCGGATCATCGACGCCCAGGCCAAGGTGGTCATCACCGCCGACGGTGCCTACCGCAAAGGGGCACCCTATATGCTCAAGCCTACCGTCGATACCGCCCTGGAGGAGGGGTGCGACTCTGTCGAGAAGGTCCTGGTGGTCCAGCGCAACAACGAAGATGTCGTCTGGATCGGCGGCCGGGACTACAGCTACAACGAACTGATCGAGAATCAGCCCGATGTCTGCGAACCCGAGGTAATGGACAGCGAAGATCCGCTCTTCCTGCTCTATACCTCCGGCTCTACCGGCAAACCCAAGGGGGTCCAGCACTCCCAGGCGGGCTATATCCTCTGGGCCCAAATGACGATGGAGTGGGTTTTCGACGTCAAGGAGAACGACACTTTCTGGTGTACCGCCGATATCGGATGGATCACCGGGCACACCTACATCGTCTACGGTCCTCTGGCCGCGGGAGCGACGACGGTGATGTTCGAGGGGGTCCCCACCTATCCCGACGCGGGCCGGGCTTGGAAGATGGTGGAAGAGTACAAAATCAACCAGTTCTACACCGCTCCCACTGCCATCCGCGTCCTGCATAAGCTGGGAGAACACGAGCCCGAGAAATACGATCTGAGCAGCCTGCGTATCCTGGGAACCGTGGGGGAACCCATCGACCCGCCGGCATGGAAATGGTACTACGACGTCGTCGGAGGAGGGCGCTGCTCCATCGTCGATACCTGGTGGCAGACCGAAACCGGCGGCCATATGATCAGCCCGCTGCCCGGTGCCACTCCGGTCAAACCCGCCTGTGCCACTTTCCCGCTGCCGGGGATTATGGCCGAGGTCTTGGAGCGTGACGGCACTCCCGTCGCTACAGGCGAACAGGGGCTGCTGTGCATCACCAAGCCCTGGCCCAGTATGATCCGAACTATCTGGGGCGATCCCGAGCGCTTCAAAAAATCCTACTTTGGAGATGTGGTCAAGGATGGCAAAGCGGTCTATTTCTCCGGCGACGGCGCCGTGGTGGATGAAGATGGATATATCACCATCATCGGCCGGGTCGATGACGTCATCAACGTCTCGGGCCACCGCCTGGGAACCGCCGAGATCGAATCGGCCATCAAAAAACACCCCCACGTCGCCGAAGTGGCCGTCGTAGGCAAGCCCGATCCCATCAAAGGAGAGAGTATCTTCGCCTACATCGTGCTCAAGGACGACGTAGCCGACAGCCTGGGCGAAGAGGTGGAATTGAGCAAAGAGATCAACGACGTCATCGCCCGGGAGATCGGCAACATCGCCAAAGCCGACGCCATCGTGGTGGTCCCCGGCCTGCCCAAGACCCGCTCAGGCAAGACTATGCGTCGGATCCTTCGCGCCATCGCCAAAGGCGAACCCATCACCCAGGATATCTCCACCCTCGAAGACCCCTCCATCGTCGAAAAGATCGAAGAGGCGGTCCGCTGCGCCGGCTGCTGA
- a CDS encoding methyltransferase domain-containing protein, protein MRTEGELVEYREVRLSVALQESAKKVRFWQGDACNLKPVYSGYNLVTAFNLIDRLYDPEKFLREISSRIDPGGLLVLSSPYTWTEEHTPKEKWLGGYRRDGEPVSTL, encoded by the coding sequence GTGCGGACGGAGGGAGAGCTCGTGGAGTATCGGGAGGTCCGACTCTCGGTAGCACTGCAGGAATCGGCAAAGAAGGTACGCTTCTGGCAGGGGGACGCCTGCAACCTCAAACCGGTCTATAGCGGTTATAATCTCGTCACCGCCTTCAATCTGATCGATCGGCTTTACGACCCGGAGAAGTTTCTACGCGAGATCAGCTCACGGATTGATCCGGGAGGTTTACTGGTCCTCAGCTCCCCTTATACCTGGACCGAAGAGCATACCCCCAAAGAGAAGTGGCTGGGAGGTTATCGCAGAGACGGGGAGCCGGTCAGCACCCTGTAG
- a CDS encoding EAL domain-containing protein: MGSVRNLIEEDEIQSILKWISLKNRNFLETMLQKLISRTPDQDDIEKYGKELYKRLISFSRLPRLLETLGNRLPPKQREQLRQCSDRLAKGYLDARMPHEMDSLRRKVHSDSHWLSTEDLEVIEELFHWIDSLLQNLQGKGEVPGIAERMQEFAAFVDHRGSGYFADRDIREDFLRTNRELYQTAMETVALFARGEYYYGALIYIEMIALFLKMATLLNGMFLQEELMSVYLDPVTLLPNRFRLLKDIEDFHDAYILILNVNAFSKLNLLYGYDYGDDVLRRIAQTLRNSIAQKSYRIYGDEFAAIVGNEQEIREIFRMLNRSVSVLRDEKLFDIYFYGAYRELEDRALEICEFALQRNRGRELIDSKEIEKMIETLQSELALLQEFKEALDQDRVVPWYQPIYSTAEERIVAYEALMRIERDGIPPLEPGEFLTQLIDSPYYSKYTQTILRKSFERFRDAENFEFSVNFLPRDFRDEAVSHYLDKLVRKYPATASRMTIEIVESEALSDFEEINRFIRNFQPRGIRFALDDFGSGYSNFIQCVRLEIDMVKIDGSIVKHSLKEQKMGRLLHSVLEFSDSFGIKTAAEYVSSKALFESLKRRVDRMQGSYIGMPSPQLRSGTAGEGHGLSIRR, from the coding sequence ATGGGATCGGTTCGCAATCTCATCGAAGAGGATGAGATACAGAGCATTCTGAAATGGATCAGCTTGAAAAACAGAAACTTCCTGGAAACGATGCTCCAAAAGCTTATAAGCAGAACACCCGACCAGGATGATATTGAAAAATATGGCAAAGAACTCTACAAGCGCCTCATCAGTTTTAGCCGATTGCCCCGCCTGTTGGAGACGCTTGGAAACCGGCTTCCCCCCAAGCAGAGGGAGCAGCTCCGCCAATGTTCGGACCGTCTCGCCAAAGGATATCTGGATGCCCGAATGCCCCATGAGATGGACTCGCTCCGTCGAAAGGTCCACAGTGATTCCCATTGGCTTTCGACGGAAGATCTCGAAGTCATCGAGGAGCTTTTTCATTGGATAGACTCCCTGCTGCAGAATCTACAGGGCAAGGGTGAGGTGCCCGGTATCGCGGAGCGGATGCAGGAGTTTGCGGCCTTTGTAGATCATCGCGGCAGCGGATACTTCGCCGATAGAGATATCCGGGAGGATTTTCTTCGGACCAACCGGGAGCTCTACCAGACCGCTATGGAGACGGTGGCACTCTTTGCCCGGGGAGAATACTACTATGGGGCACTCATCTATATCGAGATGATCGCGCTCTTCCTCAAAATGGCTACGCTTCTGAATGGCATGTTTCTCCAGGAAGAGCTCATGTCGGTCTACCTCGATCCGGTGACACTTTTGCCCAACCGTTTCCGTCTTCTCAAGGATATCGAAGATTTTCACGATGCCTATATTTTGATCCTCAACGTCAACGCTTTTTCCAAACTCAACCTTCTCTACGGCTACGATTACGGTGATGATGTGCTACGCCGGATCGCGCAGACGCTCCGAAACTCGATCGCCCAAAAAAGCTACCGTATCTACGGAGATGAATTTGCGGCGATCGTCGGGAACGAACAGGAAATCCGGGAGATTTTCCGCATGCTCAACCGCTCCGTCTCTGTTCTCAGAGACGAAAAGCTCTTCGATATCTATTTCTACGGTGCCTACCGGGAGTTGGAGGATCGTGCGCTCGAGATCTGTGAATTCGCCCTGCAGAGAAACCGCGGACGAGAACTGATCGATTCGAAGGAAATCGAGAAGATGATCGAGACGCTCCAAAGTGAACTGGCGCTGCTTCAAGAGTTCAAGGAGGCTCTTGATCAGGACCGGGTCGTCCCTTGGTATCAGCCCATCTATTCCACCGCAGAAGAGCGGATCGTGGCCTACGAAGCACTGATGCGTATCGAGCGTGATGGGATTCCCCCGCTGGAGCCGGGGGAGTTTCTCACCCAACTGATCGACTCTCCCTACTACTCCAAATACACCCAAACGATACTGCGCAAAAGTTTTGAACGTTTCCGTGATGCGGAAAATTTCGAGTTCAGTGTCAATTTTCTTCCCAGGGATTTCCGCGATGAGGCGGTATCACATTATCTGGATAAGCTGGTTCGAAAGTATCCTGCCACTGCCTCCCGGATGACCATCGAAATCGTCGAGAGCGAGGCGCTAAGCGACTTCGAAGAGATTAACCGTTTCATCCGGAATTTTCAACCCAGGGGTATTCGCTTTGCACTGGATGATTTCGGCAGCGGTTATTCCAATTTTATCCAGTGCGTACGTCTGGAGATCGATATGGTGAAGATCGACGGCTCGATCGTCAAGCACTCCTTGAAAGAACAGAAAATGGGAAGGCTCCTTCACTCGGTACTGGAGTTTTCCGACAGTTTCGGCATAAAGACCGCTGCGGAATATGTCAGTAGCAAAGCGCTCTTTGAATCGCTGAAGAGGCGTGTGGATAGAATGCAGGGAAGCTATATCGGTATGCCGTCGCCCCAGCTACGCTCCGGAACGGCAGGCGAGGGTCATGGGTTGTCAATCAGACGGTAG
- a CDS encoding response regulator transcription factor, whose amino-acid sequence MNEESKVKILLVEDDVETSEFLSTFLRDSGFDVDTVFSVTDALSHLKQNPYDILLLDVNLPDYSGMELLKSIKGELSLPTIILSAYGDTRSKIMAFRYGATDYMVKPIDLEELEARIWVQLGKNSKIPSDFEEEAFRIDTSDILLYGKPLGLTWTEFKILQLLLQNKNRTVTRDRLLSILSTVSSNRSLDNHIKNIRKKIAAQGGKNFLKTEYGMGYRLIDNP is encoded by the coding sequence ATGAATGAAGAAAGCAAAGTAAAAATTTTGTTAGTAGAAGACGATGTGGAAACATCGGAGTTTTTATCGACCTTCCTTCGGGATAGTGGATTCGACGTGGATACGGTCTTTTCCGTCACTGATGCCCTCTCCCATCTCAAGCAGAATCCCTATGATATTTTATTACTCGACGTCAACCTTCCCGACTATAGTGGAATGGAACTTCTCAAAAGCATCAAAGGAGAGCTCTCGCTCCCCACAATTATCTTGAGCGCCTATGGAGACACTCGATCCAAAATCATGGCGTTCCGTTACGGAGCGACCGATTATATGGTCAAGCCTATCGACCTGGAAGAGCTTGAAGCCCGTATTTGGGTCCAGCTGGGCAAAAACTCCAAAATCCCCTCGGATTTCGAAGAAGAAGCTTTCCGGATCGATACCAGCGACATTCTCCTCTATGGCAAACCCCTCGGGTTGACCTGGACCGAATTCAAAATCCTTCAGCTTCTGTTGCAAAACAAAAACCGTACCGTTACACGAGACCGCCTGCTCTCGATTCTCTCGACAGTGAGCTCCAACCGCTCATTGGACAACCACATCAAGAATATCCGCAAAAAAATCGCTGCCCAGGGCGGTAAGAACTTCCTCAAGACTGAGTACGGAATGGGCTACCGTCTGATTGACAACCCATGA
- a CDS encoding transporter substrate-binding domain-containing protein, with product MKQFFKILIVTLLTCSSWSYAASPSTSKVGETLEPVTLQLNWLYSFELAGFIAAKEKGFYRDAGLDVTFRKFKTGMDVVNEVLKGKADYGLYSSKLLDCFLQGQPVKLVASFFKTPSIFIVAKPGIKQPEDLKGKTIMVPFSRHDFELNFGDMFRKRDVNISSIKLSTSPYSLDAFIQGKVDAIVLFLPSQLYRLGTLNTPYTIINPGDYSDLTLQQELFTTQKIAQNYPERTLAFRNASIKGWEYALKHPYEIIDIIRKKYAPHKTLEELSYEYRIVKRLIQADLYPIGSIDTHLLLLKIKRDLKLKRDIQAKRHLNKYLFGGGVEMSPLILTKTERDYLKTHPVIKAHNESNWPPFNFNENGQAKGFSIDYMNLIAEKIGVKVKYVSGYTWYEFLQMINSDKLDVIDNIAITKDRKKFVRFTHPYIDLRHAIYTQVNNQVYFSLKDLAGKKVALVQGFFIQQYLAKHYPRIKQVLVPDQLSALKLLSLGRVDAVIGKQVVVDYLMRQYLISNIIATSYVQDPGTISHVALGVSKKDKILARILSKAQKTVTRKELDQLKHKWFGINPLLDSKELLSADEERYLSSHRDLSVCVLKERAPIEFFDRDKAQGIAVEVIDTLTRRLHLNLHYLPAEDRPQELAMLRERRCDIIAAASRGPQNAKLLYFTKPYLEYDEVLVAHHNGKPNSGELSLGGKHLAGWKGDPALRQLKKAHPKMTILEFSSPKEILEAVRDGSVDYALMARPVFNYQKRLLKLDDLEIAGVAPVKASLTIGVRKDELTLYNIFNKIVNVMPKETYYAISDKWTSKRILKEVDWRTIALIVGVALLIILIILFAYWRQRKLSRKIKELNDTLEERIEEALQKNREQELFMLQQDRLAKMGEMIAMIAHQWRQPLNNLSLLIQLLVSKYKKGKLDRESIDYFQNNALKQINQMSTTIDDFRNFYKIEKEPEIFCVNESIEHLINLTRMSFSAKNINIVFDAKNDYYYKGHPNELAHAILNIMNNAKDAFSDRDGSIEHKEIRLSLSHIEEDIVLEICDNAGGIPEGIIDKIFDPYFSTKQDKNGTGLGLYMTRVMIVEHMGSTISVRNTTQGACFTITLKGEWHHVAF from the coding sequence ATGAAACAATTCTTTAAAATCCTGATCGTCACACTCCTGACTTGCTCTTCCTGGAGCTATGCTGCATCGCCTTCTACTTCCAAAGTCGGGGAAACCCTCGAACCGGTTACCCTTCAGTTGAACTGGTTATACAGTTTTGAATTGGCAGGATTCATCGCAGCTAAGGAGAAAGGGTTCTACCGCGATGCCGGACTCGATGTTACTTTCCGTAAATTCAAAACGGGAATGGATGTCGTCAACGAGGTACTCAAGGGAAAAGCTGACTATGGACTCTACAGTTCGAAACTACTCGACTGCTTTCTCCAAGGGCAACCGGTCAAACTCGTCGCCAGTTTTTTCAAAACGCCTTCCATCTTTATCGTTGCCAAACCGGGAATCAAACAGCCGGAGGACCTCAAAGGCAAGACAATTATGGTCCCTTTTTCCCGGCATGACTTCGAGCTCAATTTTGGGGATATGTTCCGGAAACGGGATGTGAATATCTCCAGTATCAAACTTTCAACTTCCCCCTACTCACTGGATGCCTTTATTCAGGGAAAGGTGGACGCAATCGTTCTTTTCCTCCCAAGCCAGCTCTATCGCCTCGGGACTCTGAACACGCCTTATACGATTATCAATCCCGGAGATTATAGTGATTTAACACTCCAACAGGAGCTGTTTACGACCCAAAAGATTGCCCAAAATTATCCCGAACGGACGCTGGCCTTTCGTAACGCTTCCATCAAAGGCTGGGAATATGCTCTTAAACATCCTTACGAGATCATCGATATCATTCGGAAAAAGTATGCACCGCATAAAACCTTAGAAGAGCTAAGTTACGAATACCGTATCGTTAAACGTCTGATCCAGGCAGATCTCTATCCTATCGGCTCGATCGATACTCACCTTCTGCTGCTGAAAATCAAAAGGGATCTCAAACTTAAGAGGGATATTCAAGCCAAAAGACATCTGAATAAATATCTCTTCGGCGGAGGGGTTGAAATGTCCCCTTTGATCCTGACCAAAACCGAACGGGACTATCTCAAAACTCATCCTGTCATCAAGGCCCACAATGAGAGCAACTGGCCGCCCTTCAACTTTAATGAAAACGGACAGGCGAAGGGTTTTTCCATTGATTATATGAATCTGATCGCCGAGAAGATCGGGGTCAAGGTCAAATACGTCAGCGGCTATACCTGGTATGAGTTCCTCCAAATGATCAATAGCGACAAACTCGATGTTATCGACAATATCGCCATCACGAAGGATAGGAAAAAGTTCGTCCGCTTTACGCACCCCTATATCGATCTTCGTCATGCCATCTATACCCAAGTGAATAATCAGGTCTATTTCTCCCTCAAGGATCTAGCCGGCAAAAAGGTCGCATTGGTCCAAGGTTTTTTTATCCAGCAATACCTGGCCAAACACTATCCCAGGATCAAGCAGGTTCTCGTCCCCGACCAGCTGAGCGCTCTAAAACTGCTTTCACTAGGGCGAGTGGATGCCGTGATTGGCAAGCAGGTTGTTGTGGATTATCTGATGCGCCAATATCTCATCTCCAATATCATTGCCACCAGTTATGTTCAGGATCCCGGTACGATCAGCCATGTCGCACTCGGTGTAAGTAAAAAGGATAAGATTCTTGCCCGAATTCTTAGCAAGGCTCAGAAAACAGTCACCAGAAAAGAACTCGATCAACTCAAGCACAAATGGTTCGGAATCAACCCATTACTTGATAGCAAGGAGCTGTTGAGTGCCGATGAGGAGCGCTACCTCTCCAGTCATCGGGATCTTTCCGTCTGTGTTCTCAAGGAGAGAGCTCCTATCGAATTTTTCGACCGGGACAAAGCTCAGGGAATAGCCGTAGAAGTTATTGACACATTGACGCGACGACTTCATCTCAACCTTCATTATCTACCTGCTGAAGACAGGCCTCAGGAGCTCGCGATGCTCCGCGAACGCCGCTGTGACATTATCGCGGCAGCGAGCCGCGGACCCCAAAATGCCAAACTCCTCTATTTCACCAAACCCTACCTCGAATACGATGAAGTCCTCGTTGCTCATCACAATGGGAAACCCAATAGCGGTGAGCTCAGTCTCGGGGGGAAACATCTCGCAGGTTGGAAGGGTGATCCAGCTCTCCGGCAACTTAAAAAGGCACATCCAAAGATGACAATTCTCGAATTCTCCTCGCCCAAAGAGATCCTGGAAGCTGTCCGAGACGGCAGCGTCGATTATGCTCTGATGGCGCGGCCTGTTTTCAATTATCAAAAGAGACTTTTGAAATTAGACGATCTCGAAATCGCAGGGGTTGCCCCGGTCAAAGCCTCTCTGACGATCGGAGTGCGGAAGGATGAGCTCACCCTCTACAATATTTTCAACAAGATCGTTAACGTGATGCCCAAAGAGACCTACTATGCCATCAGTGACAAATGGACCTCAAAGCGTATTCTCAAAGAGGTTGATTGGCGTACGATCGCCCTGATCGTCGGCGTAGCACTTCTCATCATACTGATCATTCTTTTCGCCTATTGGCGGCAACGCAAACTCTCCCGCAAGATCAAAGAGCTCAACGATACACTGGAGGAACGCATCGAAGAGGCTCTGCAAAAGAACAGGGAGCAGGAACTCTTTATGCTCCAACAAGACCGTTTGGCGAAAATGGGGGAAATGATCGCAATGATCGCCCATCAGTGGCGCCAACCCCTAAATAACCTCTCCTTATTGATCCAACTCCTGGTCTCCAAATACAAAAAAGGGAAACTCGACAGAGAATCCATAGACTATTTCCAAAACAATGCCCTCAAACAAATCAATCAAATGTCTACAACCATCGATGATTTCCGAAATTTCTACAAAATAGAAAAGGAACCGGAGATTTTCTGTGTCAATGAAAGCATCGAGCATTTAATCAATTTGACCAGGATGAGTTTTTCCGCCAAGAATATCAATATTGTTTTTGATGCGAAAAACGATTATTATTACAAGGGACACCCCAATGAACTGGCTCACGCCATCCTCAACATAATGAACAATGCCAAGGATGCCTTTTCCGATCGTGACGGTTCGATTGAGCACAAAGAGATTCGCCTCAGCCTCAGCCATATTGAAGAGGATATTGTGCTAGAAATTTGCGACAATGCCGGAGGAATCCCCGAAGGGATCATCGACAAGATCTTCGATCCCTACTTCTCCACCAAACAGGACAAAAACGGCACCGGGCTAGGACTCTATATGACCCGGGTGATGATCGTCGAGCACATGGGTTCCACTATCTCTGTACGAAATACCACTCAGGGGGCCTGCTTTACCATTACGCTGAAAGGGGAGTGGCACCATGTTGCTTTCTGA
- a CDS encoding response regulator produces the protein MLLSDAKVLLIEDHPEALALLTELLEGYFREICPVSSAEEGLDIYRESAPDLLISDISLPGLDGVGLAERIRAEDEKIPIFWLSAHNDTRLHHEAARLKIDGVFAKPLIDLVGFLGSLEHAAKGLPVPGIEE, from the coding sequence ATGTTGCTTTCTGATGCAAAAGTGCTCCTCATAGAAGATCACCCGGAGGCTTTGGCACTTTTAACCGAATTGTTGGAAGGATACTTCAGAGAGATCTGTCCGGTATCCAGCGCAGAAGAGGGGCTCGACATTTACCGGGAGTCGGCTCCCGATCTGCTCATAAGTGACATCTCTTTGCCGGGTCTCGATGGCGTCGGATTGGCAGAAAGGATCAGAGCCGAAGATGAAAAAATCCCGATCTTCTGGCTCTCGGCCCACAACGATACCCGGCTTCATCACGAAGCGGCACGATTGAAGATCGATGGGGTCTTTGCCAAACCGTTGATTGATCTGGTGGGGTTTTTGGGGTCGTTGGAACATGCAGCAAAAGGTTTGCCGGTTCCTGGTATAGAGGAGTGA
- a CDS encoding CoB--CoM heterodisulfide reductase iron-sulfur subunit B family protein: MSKLKYALYTGCTARESTPELLSSTLAVAEKLGIELVLLDEASCCGASHLQDFDEFLSLVLNARNICYAEKLGLPMVTICNTCQLNSVMTKERLDHDPEMRAKVNEKLAEVGLEYKGTSSVRHFLYALIDDYGLENIREKVVKPLSHFNIAPFYGCHNIRPSHIHYKHNSQTLPPKGEFDVGEGGGEALHHEEPLMSKYSHENPYVPTSLDRLIEALEGKPVDYESKNKCCGFHVDLQAPETSNALTGTALSDAIDNGADVVVTPCPLCQLNMDLKQESAGKQLGRDIEIPVLHMPQMVALALGCSPEQIGLKYNVTKATELA, from the coding sequence ATGAGCAAACTCAAATACGCACTCTATACCGGATGTACTGCCCGGGAATCGACCCCGGAGCTGCTCTCCTCCACCCTGGCCGTCGCCGAGAAGCTCGGTATCGAACTGGTACTGCTGGACGAAGCCAGCTGCTGCGGTGCGAGCCACCTGCAGGATTTCGATGAATTCCTCTCTCTGGTCCTCAACGCTCGTAACATCTGCTATGCTGAGAAACTGGGCCTGCCGATGGTCACGATCTGCAACACGTGCCAACTCAATAGCGTGATGACCAAAGAACGTCTGGACCACGATCCCGAAATGCGGGCAAAAGTCAATGAGAAGTTGGCGGAGGTCGGCCTGGAGTACAAAGGCACCAGCAGCGTGCGCCACTTCCTCTATGCCCTGATCGATGACTACGGCCTGGAGAATATCCGCGAAAAGGTGGTCAAACCCCTGAGCCACTTCAACATCGCTCCTTTTTACGGCTGCCACAATATCCGGCCCAGTCATATCCATTACAAACACAACAGCCAGACCCTCCCCCCCAAAGGAGAGTTCGATGTCGGTGAAGGCGGCGGAGAGGCTCTGCACCACGAAGAACCTTTGATGAGCAAGTACAGCCACGAAAACCCTTACGTCCCCACTTCACTCGACCGCCTCATCGAAGCGCTAGAAGGCAAGCCGGTCGACTACGAGAGCAAGAACAAGTGCTGCGGTTTCCACGTGGATCTGCAGGCTCCCGAAACCAGCAATGCCCTCACCGGTACCGCTCTGAGCGATGCCATCGACAACGGTGCGGATGTGGTCGTGACCCCCTGCCCCCTTTGTCAGCTCAATATGGACCTCAAGCAGGAGAGTGCCGGCAAGCAGCTGGGCCGGGATATTGAAATTCCTGTTCTGCACATGCCCCAGATGGTCGCCCTGGCCCTGGGATGCAGCCCGGAACAGATCGGCCTCAAATACAACGTCACCAAAGCGACGGAACTGGCCTAA
- a CDS encoding succinate dehydrogenase/fumarate reductase iron-sulfur subunit — protein sequence MSNEKNNSGATRKVTVKAFRFNAETDYLPYYKTYEMEVGKDELILDLLNRIKWEHDGSFSYRRSCRHGICGACGIKVNGKPVLSCKQNAQELVELFGDELVFEPQSKKRAVKDMIIDKGDFWEKHAAVKPYVEAEVDPHPESETIMTPEQVENFLDADYCIQCGACHYACPVIEVNEDYLGPAAFAAAYRFTVDPRDEATIDRLETTAELGSGVWDCVKCFECAEACPKDVNPIEKITKLHNLQFEHHVAERNVATKHAEGFVRSIKKFGYLDEQDIVLYSEGLGVVKHLSEAFKMIKAGKVHPFDFQKKKMPRSKNLEEIQKLIEISKTHEL from the coding sequence ATGAGCAACGAAAAGAACAACAGCGGCGCAACCCGGAAAGTGACCGTCAAGGCCTTCCGTTTCAATGCCGAGACCGACTACCTCCCCTACTACAAAACCTACGAGATGGAAGTGGGCAAAGATGAGCTGATCCTCGATCTGCTCAACCGCATCAAGTGGGAGCACGACGGTAGCTTCAGTTATCGCCGCAGCTGCCGTCACGGTATCTGCGGTGCCTGCGGCATCAAAGTCAACGGCAAACCGGTACTTTCGTGTAAGCAAAACGCCCAGGAGCTCGTGGAGCTTTTCGGCGACGAACTGGTCTTCGAACCCCAGAGCAAGAAGCGCGCCGTCAAAGATATGATCATCGACAAAGGTGACTTCTGGGAGAAGCATGCCGCGGTCAAGCCCTATGTGGAGGCCGAGGTCGATCCCCATCCCGAGAGCGAAACCATTATGACCCCTGAGCAGGTGGAGAATTTCCTCGATGCCGACTACTGCATCCAGTGCGGTGCCTGCCACTACGCCTGCCCTGTCATCGAAGTCAACGAAGATTACCTCGGGCCCGCCGCGTTTGCCGCCGCCTACCGCTTCACCGTTGATCCCAGGGACGAAGCGACCATCGACCGCCTGGAGACCACGGCGGAGCTGGGCAGCGGAGTTTGGGATTGTGTCAAATGCTTCGAGTGTGCCGAGGCGTGCCCCAAAGATGTCAACCCCATCGAGAAGATCACCAAACTCCATAACCTGCAGTTCGAACACCACGTGGCCGAGCGCAACGTCGCGACCAAGCATGCCGAAGGTTTCGTGCGCTCCATCAAAAAATTCGGCTACCTGGACGAGCAGGATATCGTGCTCTATTCCGAAGGACTCGGTGTGGTCAAGCACCTGAGCGAAGCCTTCAAAATGATCAAGGCGGGCAAGGTGCACCCCTTCGACTTCCAGAAGAAAAAGATGCCACGCAGCAAGAATCTCGAAGAGATCCAGAAGCTGATCGAAATTTCCAAAACACACGAACTCTAA